A DNA window from Thermosynechococcaceae cyanobacterium Okahandja contains the following coding sequences:
- a CDS encoding response regulator — protein MSKIKVVLIEDSVVALEILQRLINSSEEVEVVGTALDGVSGLQVIERTQPDVICTDLQMPGMDGLEFTKEVMKRFPRPVLVISNAVQPTDVDNIYNLMQAGALDFFPKPTTGSATDYERLKSTLVTKIRVLASKKAP, from the coding sequence ATGAGCAAAATTAAAGTGGTTCTCATTGAAGACTCAGTCGTTGCCCTAGAAATCCTACAGCGACTCATTAACTCCTCCGAGGAGGTGGAGGTTGTGGGCACCGCCCTCGATGGGGTGTCAGGGTTGCAGGTCATTGAGCGCACGCAGCCGGATGTGATCTGTACCGATTTACAGATGCCCGGCATGGATGGTCTAGAGTTTACCAAAGAAGTGATGAAACGCTTTCCGCGCCCCGTGCTTGTGATTAGTAATGCAGTACAGCCAACGGATGTGGACAATATCTATAACCTCATGCAGGCGGGCGCACTAGATTTCTTCCCGAAGCCGACGACCGGCTCTGCCACCGACTACGAACGCCTGAAAAGCACCTTAGTCACCAAAATTCGTGTCCTCGCCAGCAAAAAAGCGCCCTAG
- the cheB gene encoding chemotaxis-specific protein-glutamate methyltransferase CheB has protein sequence MSIRVFLVEDSPIALNILKQLLQTAPDILVVGTAVTGKEALLRIPECQPDVVCTDLYMKEMDGLEFTRQLMARSPRPVLVISVAVGEAQTAFELLQAGATDVFPKPSSGLMADYNRQELINKIRVLSGVKVFTRPLQSRTTTGAPARSLPPVAAQHTAIVGIGASTGGPQAIAKILQQLPAHFPVPILCTQHISVGFLSGLVAWLARETKLRVTIANGGDTPQAGVVYFAPDSWNLEVDRRGKLALSGAVAGERHCPSVNVMFRSLAAFYGEATIGVLLTGMGDDGAAGMQAIARVGGVTIAQDEATSVIFGMPKEAIALGAARYILPIERVGAVLTELVAVTP, from the coding sequence ATGTCAATCCGTGTTTTTTTGGTAGAAGATTCCCCGATTGCCCTGAATATTCTCAAGCAACTCTTACAGACTGCCCCGGATATCCTTGTCGTGGGCACCGCAGTCACTGGTAAAGAGGCACTCCTGCGCATTCCAGAGTGCCAGCCGGATGTTGTCTGTACCGATCTCTACATGAAAGAGATGGATGGCCTAGAGTTTACCCGTCAACTGATGGCGCGATCGCCCCGGCCTGTTTTAGTCATTAGCGTTGCTGTGGGTGAAGCACAAACGGCCTTTGAACTGCTCCAAGCAGGTGCAACCGATGTCTTTCCCAAGCCTAGCAGTGGTTTAATGGCAGACTACAACCGCCAAGAACTGATCAACAAAATTCGGGTTCTATCAGGGGTCAAGGTGTTTACCCGCCCCTTACAGTCCCGTACGACCACAGGGGCACCGGCGCGATCGTTGCCCCCAGTGGCTGCCCAGCATACGGCCATTGTGGGCATTGGTGCCTCAACCGGCGGCCCACAGGCGATTGCCAAGATTTTGCAACAGCTTCCGGCTCATTTTCCGGTGCCGATTCTCTGTACCCAGCACATCAGTGTTGGGTTTTTAAGTGGCCTAGTGGCTTGGCTGGCACGAGAGACAAAGCTGCGGGTCACGATTGCCAATGGCGGTGATACCCCCCAAGCGGGGGTTGTCTATTTTGCTCCCGATAGCTGGAATTTAGAAGTGGATCGCCGCGGTAAGCTGGCCTTGAGTGGCGCCGTCGCCGGTGAACGTCATTGTCCATCGGTGAATGTCATGTTCCGATCCCTCGCTGCCTTTTATGGGGAAGCCACCATTGGTGTGCTCCTCACTGGCATGGGGGATGATGGTGCCGCCGGGATGCAGGCGATCGCCCGAGTGGGAGGGGTCACGATTGCCCAAGACGAAGCCACAAGCGTTATTTTTGGTATGCCCAAGGAGGCGATCGCCCTTGGCGCCGCCCGATACATTCTGCCCATCGAGCGAGTGGGAGCCGTTTTAACTGAATTGGTGGCTGTTACCCCTTAG
- a CDS encoding response regulator transcription factor, producing MFVHIEIIESNPHLRSLLGWHLQQVGHIVHLASGSQQGQELFQQRHPDLVVLDLDLTEGNGLELCRWLHHQQQSLILVLSAHSDEIDIVTALRSGADDYLAKPFGMQEFLARVEVLTRRHRPFLPSILNLGELQVDLVQRRVVVRNVPVDLTPQEFSLLYVLTQMGGTPISRQELLRRAWPESIDNPRTVDTHILSLRKKIELDPQQPRLIQTVRNVGYRLHLEPLNGRYNGHAIQPNPRSRTARSSHIFV from the coding sequence ATGTTTGTACACATTGAAATTATTGAAAGCAACCCCCACCTCCGCTCCCTCTTAGGCTGGCACTTACAGCAGGTTGGCCACATCGTTCATTTGGCCAGTGGCTCTCAGCAAGGGCAAGAACTGTTTCAACAGCGGCATCCCGATTTGGTGGTGCTCGACCTAGACCTGACTGAAGGCAACGGCCTTGAACTGTGCCGTTGGCTGCATCATCAGCAGCAGTCACTCATTCTAGTGCTTTCAGCCCACAGCGACGAAATCGATATTGTCACCGCCCTGCGCTCAGGGGCGGACGACTACCTTGCAAAACCCTTTGGGATGCAGGAGTTTTTAGCCCGCGTTGAAGTGCTCACCCGCCGCCACCGCCCATTTTTACCCAGCATTCTAAATTTAGGTGAGTTGCAAGTGGATCTGGTGCAGCGGCGAGTGGTTGTCCGCAATGTGCCTGTTGACTTAACCCCCCAAGAATTTAGTTTGCTCTACGTCCTTACCCAAATGGGGGGCACGCCCATCAGCCGCCAAGAACTGTTGCGCCGCGCTTGGCCGGAAAGTATTGATAACCCCCGTACCGTCGATACCCATATTCTGTCCTTGCGCAAAAAAATCGAGCTAGATCCGCAGCAACCCCGCCTGATCCAAACCGTTCGCAATGTCGGCTATCGCCTGCACCTAGAGCCGTTGAACGGTCGCTACAATGGTCATGCCATCCAGCCCAACCCGCGGTCAAGGACGGCTCGCTCTTCCCATATCTTTGTTTAG
- a CDS encoding radical SAM protein translates to MSPLVANYYLTYRCNARCHFCDIWALDPGKEAEFSAIQTNLRDLKRLGVKYVDFTGGEPLLRADAPAIYREAKRLGFVTSMTTNTILYPRRAKEIQGLVDFLNFSLDGPDAATHDQSRGVKIFDTLVESVNIALELGEYPVLNHTVTAQNYERIGEVAELGQQLGVRVWLNPAFTAHEHYNDKKNPTPEIADSIEQNAKKYNNVGYNKAALALIRAGGNNTQTPRCKAVDAVIAVSPNDELLLPCYHFAQTGVPINGRLYDLYKESEIVDQYRRSQGRLAVCEGCTVWCYLIPSFFKGMDKYWFLNQVTYAGEFLARKQFLQRGRSARRATVGVG, encoded by the coding sequence ATGAGTCCATTAGTTGCCAACTATTACCTCACCTACCGTTGTAACGCCCGCTGTCATTTCTGTGACATTTGGGCGCTTGACCCGGGCAAAGAGGCGGAATTTAGTGCCATCCAAACCAACCTGCGGGATCTCAAGCGCTTAGGAGTGAAGTATGTAGATTTCACCGGTGGTGAGCCACTCCTGCGGGCAGATGCGCCAGCCATTTATCGGGAAGCAAAGCGACTGGGCTTTGTGACGAGTATGACCACCAACACCATTCTCTATCCGCGGCGCGCCAAAGAAATTCAAGGCTTAGTCGATTTCCTCAACTTTTCCTTAGATGGACCTGATGCGGCCACCCACGACCAATCTCGGGGGGTAAAAATCTTCGATACGCTGGTGGAGTCCGTCAACATTGCCCTTGAGCTTGGGGAATATCCAGTCCTCAATCATACGGTGACCGCCCAGAACTACGAGCGCATTGGTGAGGTTGCCGAACTTGGCCAACAATTGGGGGTACGGGTATGGTTAAACCCGGCCTTCACAGCCCATGAGCACTACAACGATAAAAAGAACCCAACACCGGAAATTGCCGACAGTATTGAACAAAATGCAAAGAAGTATAACAATGTTGGTTACAATAAGGCAGCACTCGCACTCATTCGGGCGGGTGGCAACAACACCCAAACCCCTCGCTGCAAAGCGGTGGATGCGGTGATTGCCGTTTCTCCCAACGACGAGCTGCTGCTACCGTGTTATCACTTTGCGCAGACGGGGGTACCCATCAATGGTCGCCTGTACGACCTCTACAAAGAGTCTGAGATAGTTGACCAGTATCGGCGTTCCCAAGGACGTCTAGCGGTTTGTGAGGGGTGCACGGTGTGGTGTTATCTTATCCCCAGTTTCTTTAAGGGGATGGATAAGTACTGGTTCCTTAATCAGGTGACCTATGCCGGAGAATTCCTGGCCCGAAAACAGTTTCTACAACGAGGCCGATCCGCTCGACGAGCTACTGTCGGAGTGGGCTGA
- a CDS encoding glycosyltransferase family 2 protein produces MPENSWPENSFYNEADPLDELLSEWADTVDSPPLQPRSEGRRRKAFVALSCIWGITLVLHLVMGAVWLVYGLTLLMSWQTLRYWRAVPQSLPEGVTANAVATDSLPPMVSLMVAAKNEEAVIGRLVENLCRIDYPRYELWVIDDNSSDRTPEVLAALQQTYPQLKVVRRLPGAGGGKSGALNQVLPLTRGEIIGVFDADATVTPDLLQQVVLHFQLPKVGGVQVRKAISNAQINWLSQGQAAEMLLDAYYQQQRVACGGMGELRGNGQFVRRQALERCGGWNEETITDDLDLSLKLHLHGWQIHALMTPAVQEEGVTSLLALWHQRNRWGEGGYQSYLDYWQPLLRNRLGWQKSWDVFCWFLIKYAIPTATIPDFLMAIAQQRLPLLFPLTTLSLLISFVGMARGISQVQPMGLWGTLGHSLWGTLYMFHWLPVMSSTTVRMALRAKRLKWVKTVHHGA; encoded by the coding sequence ATGCCGGAGAATTCCTGGCCCGAAAACAGTTTCTACAACGAGGCCGATCCGCTCGACGAGCTACTGTCGGAGTGGGCTGATACCGTTGATAGTCCGCCGCTACAGCCCCGTTCAGAAGGGCGGCGGCGCAAAGCCTTTGTTGCCCTCTCCTGTATTTGGGGCATCACCCTTGTTCTCCATCTGGTGATGGGAGCCGTCTGGCTGGTTTATGGCCTGACGCTGCTAATGAGTTGGCAGACCCTACGCTACTGGCGGGCAGTTCCCCAGAGCCTACCGGAAGGGGTGACGGCAAACGCCGTCGCAACCGACTCCCTACCGCCGATGGTCTCCCTCATGGTTGCCGCTAAAAATGAGGAGGCGGTCATTGGTCGCTTGGTGGAAAATCTCTGTCGGATTGACTACCCTCGCTACGAACTCTGGGTAATTGACGACAACAGTAGCGATCGCACCCCCGAAGTCTTAGCCGCCCTCCAGCAAACCTATCCCCAACTCAAGGTAGTACGGCGACTCCCCGGCGCAGGGGGCGGTAAATCGGGTGCCCTCAACCAAGTCCTGCCCCTCACCCGCGGCGAAATTATTGGTGTCTTTGATGCGGATGCCACGGTCACCCCAGACCTATTGCAGCAGGTGGTGCTGCACTTTCAGTTGCCCAAGGTGGGGGGTGTGCAGGTTCGTAAAGCCATCAGTAACGCCCAGATCAACTGGCTCAGCCAAGGGCAAGCCGCCGAAATGCTCCTTGATGCCTACTATCAACAGCAGCGGGTAGCCTGTGGCGGCATGGGAGAACTGCGGGGCAACGGTCAATTTGTGCGACGGCAAGCCCTAGAGCGCTGCGGTGGCTGGAACGAAGAAACCATTACCGACGACCTCGATTTAAGCTTAAAACTGCATCTTCACGGGTGGCAGATTCATGCCCTGATGACCCCGGCGGTACAGGAAGAGGGAGTGACCTCGCTGCTCGCCCTTTGGCATCAGCGGAATCGTTGGGGCGAGGGTGGCTATCAAAGCTACCTTGACTATTGGCAGCCCCTGTTGCGCAATCGTCTTGGCTGGCAAAAAAGCTGGGATGTCTTCTGTTGGTTCCTGATCAAGTACGCCATTCCCACCGCCACAATTCCAGATTTCCTGATGGCGATCGCCCAGCAGCGTTTGCCCCTGCTCTTTCCCCTAACCACCCTGAGCCTTTTGATTTCCTTTGTTGGCATGGCACGCGGTATCTCCCAAGTGCAGCCCATGGGGCTGTGGGGCACCCTAGGGCACAGTTTGTGGGGCACCCTGTATATGTTTCACTGGTTACCGGTGATGAGTAGTACCACCGTACGGATGGCGCTGCGGGCAAAGCGCCTCAAGTGGGTGAAAACCGTACACCACGGAGCCTAG